The DNA region CGGCTGCCATCATCAACGCGAACCATCGGTAAGCCTCTATATTGGTCAGTGCCGCCGTCTTTAATAGCAATAAGGCTACAGCCGCCATCGCTCCAAAAGCACCTGTAGCACTATCCACCATCACCTCTAAACGCCTCTGGGGGTCTTGAACCGCTAAGCCATCTGCCGTATCCATTGCGCCATCTAGGTGTAGTCCTCCCGTGAGTGCGATCCAGCAGACGACGATTAAAGCACTGCGTGTCAGAATTGGCACACCGACCTGTTGCAGAACGGTGTCTACAATACCCAAGAGTCCGCCAATCAGTAACCCAATTAGGGGTGCCCAACGAGCAATACCGCGAAATTCTAGCGGCCAACCACTGGGGAGGGGAATGGTAGTATAAAAAGTAACAGCACCCAAAAAAGACAGCCCAACTTGACATCCCCAGCACACTAATTGTTGAAATGTCAATTGCCTCATAGAGGGCTTCCCG from Microcoleus sp. AS-A8 includes:
- the cobS gene encoding adenosylcobinamide-GDP ribazoletransferase, which translates into the protein MRQLTFQQLVCWGCQVGLSFLGAVTFYTTIPLPSGWPLEFRGIARWAPLIGLLIGGLLGIVDTVLQQVGVPILTRSALIVVCWIALTGGLHLDGAMDTADGLAVQDPQRRLEVMVDSATGAFGAMAAVALLLLKTAALTNIEAYRWFALMMAAGWGRWGQVAAIAFYPYLKPTGKGAFHKEAIRTPQDILLGLFLLLGLCGFAIGLDQGSIWTTLVMAVGGSAIALMTGAWFHHQLGGHTGDTYGAVVEWTEALFLCLLTTLLTP